In Sebastes umbrosus isolate fSebUmb1 chromosome 7, fSebUmb1.pri, whole genome shotgun sequence, the sequence tgtctttaacagagaacatttttaaaaaactgtgCAAATGATAGATGTTGTACAACAGTTGCTTAAGTGTTGGGGTGAAGGTCACAATGTCATCAACACTATTAGATTTCCGTTTCCTGGGAAAATTCTTACTAACTTTCAATACAATCCGGTCATTAACTTGTCACAAATAAACCGGGGAGGAGGGAAGCCACAACCTCCGCCGGTGCCGGTCTAATTATCTCACACTGTACCAGCCAGGTCAAGTTCAGGGAAACTGGCGGAAGCGTCAACACACAAAGAGACTGGGCCTTTTAAACACCTTTGTGTTGTTAAGCACACTGTGACTAAATCATATATTATGGGCCaggaaatacagaaataatttgCAGGGAAATAAGAAAATATGGATGATCCATTGGTTTATTATCGATTTCTGATCacttttttgattatttttgttcatattttataaacattaacatatgttttgcatttcttttccaTATCTCCTTGCTTCATAACTCAAAATCCAggccatttttaattttaaaaagtacaCAGTTAAACTTCTAAcatccttaaagcagcagtgggtagaattggagcaaatttgattaaaaaagttatttttctaaaacaatcactatatcctgacagttgtgcatgagacaagtaatctgaaaaaaatgatgtgcctctgtcctccggtgtcctaaTGGCaactgcaatatttcacagaccggaggaaaacaaccaatcagagccgagctggagcctgccgtctctgagcagctgtcaatcacttgcaaactcggatcaaacggtcaaactaggcagtgctgatcaaatatgaatcaatattctgttactgtaatgcctatttcttgcctcaaatgttttcagaaacattgagaaagtctctctctgaaatgacctgtgatcggcgaaagtctcccgtcacggacttgattttttaaagcctgaaaacagagccatgaggaggtgcaggagtctagttttctctcagagcacttgaattacaatatgctgaaaggttattatggaatttttgcccgatgatgccacAAATATATTCTGCCTATGCAGGTTTAAaaggcataaaaaatatgctcttaTGTCATAGACTCTAAGTCATTGTGTAGCACAAGAAATTTCACAGTGGTAGTAATGATCTGTAATCACAGATGAGACCTTTAATGTGTTTCTCTTAGGGTTTGGAGTGTCGGCCCCATCCACTGTGACGGGGAAGGTCTTGCTTGTTTTCTATGGGTTACTGGGCTGCTCGGCTACCATACTCTTCTTCAATCTCTTCCTGGAGAGAGTCATAACATTGCTGAGCTTGCTGATATTCTCGTGCCACAGGAGAACTGGACACGGCGGACTGGAGGGCCGAGCCAGTGAAGGTAACAGAAATGAAGAACGGAAACCATCTGTATACCAAGTCACACTCATCCTTTTTGTCGCTGTCCTGCTGGTTGCATGTGGGGCTGCCTCCCTCTATTCAGCCATGGAGGGCTGGACTTACATGGAGTCCCTCTACTTCTGCTTTGTGGCGTTCAGCACGGTGGGCTTTGGGGACTTTGTTAGTGGCCAGAGAGAGCACCATGAAGACAACTGGGCGTACCAGGTTGCAAATTGTCTCCTGATGCTTTTGGGAGTGTGCTGCACTTATTCCCTCTTTAACACCATCTCTGTGATCATCAAACAGGTACTGAACTGGATGCTGAGGACACTGGCCTGGATGTATAGCTGTATCCGCCACTATAGACCGCAACTCAAAGCACTGTTAAATCTCTGTCATTGTGACTCCGAAGCACCTATATATTATTGTGAAGATGACACTCCGCAAGCAGTTACCAGTTCAGGTCACGGCGTGATGTGGCACTCCTGTGTTCCCGATGCTATTGGTGAATGCCTTTGTGATGAGGCTCAAGTGGAAACAGTGTGCCACAGAGAGATAGACGGAGGGATTTCTGCAAAACAAGAGCAGGATAATTGTTCATATGAAAGGAATATAATCTATACTAGACCACTGCCTACTTGgctaaattaaaatatttcagaaaatattGTCAACAAACACAGCAATAGTAATCTGTAGTTTTCTTTAGTGATCAAAAGGTTGAAAtgttgttgttaatgttgtCTATATCAGATGACTGAGCTACAAGATGTAACTTTGCCTTGTGTTTTCTTCAATAGTCTAGGTTCGGATTGAAATGTACAGAATGTATTTCATTTCCAGCCCTTTcgttctacagtagcccagaacggacaaaccaaacactggctttagagagagcctttcacgtttaaCGTGACCTGAAGGcctccgtagttctccaacacgcttagAAAGGGAGGCGTGaacggaggggtattcagttggttgcaattgtGCCAGGCAGGGCCCAAGTGCTTGTTGTGTCTGTCgttcttcctctttttcattCTCTTTCTCCCCATCCCTGTTTCTCTCCAGGGTTGCGTTCAAATAgtcctttttgcttaggaaggttcctaacggagtgaaatgacccagaaGTACCTCAGTAGCAGCCGTGACAAGAGCTGTTCGAATTCACCaaatgttaaggaaaggagcttcaatgcttcctttcttatctcctttagcataggatacactggaccatcctttaccataggaaaagagagaataacatcccacaattcctagcgtacagtaaacaatcaattaacaaataatcaacataaataaatattacatgtccgaaaagaagttggaagaagtacagcctacacttacagtatatggtCCTATCGcttctccataactcaaacaattaactcaatatgtATCATATATATTCCTCTGTTTATTTCAGTTCtaaccttggtaatgaagtgatatttttcaccggttgtccacgtttGGTCAGATGATTCTTTTTTATATGCTGatagagtgttccagcagcaggaggatccGTGGTagctctctttcacacaccgcgggtgaagGAGCCTTtcactgaaagacctatttaaaatgcatggggggggggttaatggcgccgccttttgtagtccatcttcagaacattgtagtttcaccgcgtcactaacatccgccgtcGTCACATCATGATTACGGAGCctagtgaaagagcagtcggATTGTCTCAACACCGCGGTTGTCTTTTCataagtccttctgaattctccttctcatctttccttgacctcgtgACGTTTTCcattgaggtcaaggaaaagtggttaggaaaagacgttaggacgaATATTTTTTACTCTTTGAACGCATTAGGGTTCCTTCAGACATGGAGCTAGCCAATCAGCATCAAGGGTTTTCAATAAAAAGGGGCCTGCCTTCTGAGTTCACTCTCTTTTGTTCTTGCCATGCTCTCAGCCTGTCTGAGTTGTGCTGAGTTGTTTGAGCTTAAAAAACTTGTTGAAGATATTAGAAAAAGGTCtgtggtgggaggaggaggaggagtataGGTATACTGGGGTACCCTTTACACTTGCGTAGTTATCTATTTGTCTAGAAACACTAGGTTATTTGTTGGTGCCACTGTTGTATTGGTTTTGATGGTCACTTTTTTTAGATAAGTTAGTCAGGTGTTCTTTTTGTGGTTTGTTTTATGAGATAAGACTTAGTTGGGCCTAGTTTTTTGGTgttaatttctgtttatttgGCACAACAACCTTGTCCCATCCTCCTCCACACTTTTGTGAACCTTTGTCATTATTTGAAGTATTATGTTAATAAACCACCCTTTTCCTTTTCCACTTCAACTTTGACTCCATCTTCTTTTGATCGTCGTGTTGTTGTCTCTTTACTCGTATTTATACTAAAAGGGGACAACATGCAGCCACGAACAACGAAAttgggtatttttttttctctacaagCCCAATTTTGAATTGGGAAAAGGTTCCATCTTTCAAGCtctaataaaaaacataatggcTTAGGGGCTTGGGCCTGTTCAGTAATCTATCCCTGGAAGGAGGCTGAGAGAATATGCATGTGAGCATATTTATCTTATTATAAAAATAGACTAAATACTCTCCATGTCTAGTTCAGCTTCATAGGCGGGCTTTTTTGTGGCTCGTTCTCCTGTCTCCCACATGCAAACTATTTCTGGTATTGACATGAAGCCCTACTAGCAACCCCCGCACCAGACAGGCCTGAATGTAATTAAGACATCATCAGCACTGATGTCAGAGTTCCCAATACTGATGACATTCTCAATAAAATGTTGCTTATCCTCTGTTGAAGTAAATTGTTTGTGTGAAATCCTGTGTCAATCTATCTATAGTTTAGACCTGGACTGGAGATGTACACAAAAAGCTGAGTGTTGTTTGTGGTCTATCATGAGAATCACACTCAGCTATGTTTTAAAATTCCTGAATTTGTTTCTTGCATTCATACATTTGTTCTTGTGTCTGATGCAACGTTGTGTCACTGTcagtatcatcatcatcatcgtcatcatcatctatGGTCAGCACTTGTTGATCAGCTTTGGCTGCTGGGTGGGCAATACTAGAGCAATGTCTCCCTCTGCTGGACTGCCTTGTAACTCACATGATAAAACACTGAAgtgcagtacagtatatattatgcACAAATAAATATCTTGTCCCAAGTATGTGTAGGCCTTTGCTCATCCATTCATGGGGTTGTTATCATGgcaatgtttgtgtgttttaatagaACATTAGATTATTTGATCTTCATATGACTTTGATTTAAAAGCGTGTAATTAATTAAACTGCATTGCTGGTTGCCAATGCAAACTGAATACAGatactaataacaataatagccATCCTGTtaccattatcattatcattgcAATATTCAAAAACTGTTCagaaatgtatataatataaaagtgtCGTAATAGTAGATTATAAGAAGACTATAATGCAGAGTTTTAGTAGTGGCTTTTAAACCTTAATTGAAGCTGCTACCTTAGATCCAGATATAGCTTCGCTATAGGTCTTTGTCTTAGTTAGCAGTAGAGAATCTGAGGCCTTGAGCACTCTACCAACATTTGCATAGTCTAACGACTGAAATAGTCAGGGATAAGCCCGTGAGTACACTTATAGAAAAGTAATAGTATCTTAGCATGTTTTCTAACTGAAGCCAGCACAGGGATTTTTGAACAGAAGTCATGTgagctcttttctttcttccaaaATCACCAGCAGCAGCTTTCTGCATGAGCTGCAACTGACTTCTAGACATTTTGTGGAGACATGTGAACAATGCACTGCAGTAGTTGAGCGTACTCTCTAATGAAAGGATGAACAGGCTCCTCTGTATCTCTGGGAAAAAGAAAAGGCCTGGCCTTGGCACTagtctttaattaattaaaaaataatgaattgcacattttttatctgttcaaaatgtactttaaagggagatttgtcaagtatttaatactcttatcaacatgggagtgggcaaatatgattgcttcatgcaaatgtatgtatatatgtattattggaaatcaattaacaacacaaaacaatgtcaactattgtccagaaaccctcaggtactgcattcagcataaaaaatatgctcaaatcataacatggcaaactcaagcccaacaggcaactacagctgtcagtgtgtcagtgtgctgacttgactatgacttgcccaaaactgcatgtgattatcataaagtgggcatgtctgtaaaggggagactcgtgggcacccatgaacctattttcattcacatatcttgaggtcagaggtcaagggacccctttgaaaatggccatgccagtttttcctcaccaaaatttaacataagtttggagcgttatttagcctcatgacaaactggtaccaatggattccttaggtttgctAGTTtcatataccagtatcttcactctagctttaaaactgagcctgctacagcctaaaaattgaagttgcgttaatgcgttaaagaaattagtggcgcttaaacaaatttgtgttatcgcattaactttgacagccctaatctttaAATGATAGAACCCTGTTTTAGTTATGTAGCTTGTATGCAGCTGGAAAGTTAGATCAGAcatgttaatgacatcatccTAATTAGTACTTGGGGGGGACACTGTCTTTATCTTTGATTTTTTGGACTGTCAATATATTTTGTGTCATTTCTGAGTTGGATTCAGGAAATATTTGGGCATCCATAAATTGTTGGAGATGCAGTTTAC encodes:
- the si:ch211-261a10.5 gene encoding potassium channel subfamily K member 13 — translated: MKKDFSCRCPSLIISRETALFYLLCVLIALYMLAGAAIFSSLERPAELKAHQLWERRLRDFSHEHNISCEDLKSMLRHYEEARTAGIRTERGRALWDIPGAFYFVGTVVSTIGSVITDETFNVFLLGFGVSAPSTVTGKVLLVFYGLLGCSATILFFNLFLERVITLLSLLIFSCHRRTGHGGLEGRASEGNRNEERKPSVYQVTLILFVAVLLVACGAASLYSAMEGWTYMESLYFCFVAFSTVGFGDFVSGQREHHEDNWAYQVANCLLMLLGVCCTYSLFNTISVIIKQVLNWMLRTLAWMYSCIRHYRPQLKALLNLCHCDSEAPIYYCEDDTPQAVTSSGHGVMWHSCVPDAIGECLCDEAQVETVCHREIDGGISAKQEVAFK